The following coding sequences lie in one Timaviella obliquedivisa GSE-PSE-MK23-08B genomic window:
- a CDS encoding iron-siderophore ABC transporter substrate-binding protein, translated as MTNILRWLRLILLFVLALSVVSACSGRSAQVAPSPSEGDCRMIQHALGETCVPNRPQRVIVLGIPTLGDAMALGVKPIASIVYFDDPPPYLAKHLESIQSLGKEGQPNLEKILALKPDLIIGTKYSSEATYNQLSKIAPTVVDNWEGYPSWRNHFNFVAKVLNKNEEAKQVWAEYNQRIASLKTSLGNRLQDSEVSFVHICCGTIDIDLKNSFNGGILADAGIRRPPSQAVPIEGGITLLSEERLIDIDGDILFVATDGEKSIQKLAELKQNPLWKNLRAVQQNQVYPVNYPTWRGGNPLAADAVIDDLVKYLVNDGQPT; from the coding sequence ATGACAAATATCTTACGCTGGCTGAGACTTATTCTGCTATTCGTCCTGGCATTGAGCGTTGTCTCAGCCTGTAGCGGGCGATCGGCTCAAGTCGCTCCTTCTCCCTCTGAGGGTGACTGTCGAATGATTCAGCACGCTCTAGGGGAAACCTGTGTCCCTAATCGACCTCAGCGAGTCATTGTCTTGGGCATTCCAACGCTGGGTGATGCAATGGCACTGGGCGTTAAGCCGATCGCTTCAATTGTCTACTTTGACGATCCGCCTCCCTATTTGGCAAAACATCTGGAATCAATTCAGAGTCTTGGCAAGGAAGGGCAGCCCAATCTCGAAAAAATATTGGCATTGAAGCCCGACCTAATCATTGGCACCAAATATTCTAGTGAAGCGACCTACAATCAACTTTCTAAAATTGCACCAACTGTTGTAGATAACTGGGAGGGATATCCGTCTTGGCGAAACCACTTCAATTTCGTTGCTAAGGTACTAAACAAAAATGAGGAAGCCAAGCAAGTGTGGGCAGAGTATAACCAGCGAATTGCCTCTCTAAAAACATCTTTAGGAAATCGGCTTCAAGATTCAGAAGTTTCTTTTGTTCATATCTGCTGCGGCACGATCGACATTGACTTGAAGAATTCATTTAACGGTGGCATTCTAGCCGATGCCGGGATACGTCGCCCGCCTAGTCAAGCCGTTCCGATTGAAGGAGGAATTACGCTGCTTTCAGAAGAACGGCTAATTGATATTGATGGAGACATTCTGTTTGTTGCAACAGACGGTGAAAAATCCATTCAGAAATTAGCAGAACTAAAGCAGAACCCTTTGTGGAAGAACCTGAGAGCCGTTCAGCAGAATCAAGTATACCCCGTCAATTACCCAACCTGGAGAGGCGGAAATCCTCTGGCTGCGGACGCGGTTATTGATGATTTAGTTAAATATCTGGTGAATGACGGTCAACCTACTTGA
- a CDS encoding TonB-dependent siderophore receptor — protein sequence MAMGSQDNGKTRSFQKGVCFASWKFVYRCFIVLAAAGIQPVRAQDLSAIAADETIASQSQQSNSTNVTPEEAIDRLSEPDRPASTVEEWLAQSRVQITGVRINSTDAGFEILLETATAQVPDVNTSVVGNALIADIPNAELVLPNGAEFQAANPVDGIALVTVTSRGTGVRVAITGVEAPPIASVRADAQNLVLSVESGAADAADAADAAETAGATDTEAIQVVVTGEQDEGYNPSTATTGTRIEAPLRDVPLTLQVIPRQVIEDRQIVNLTELADNVPGVEPFSGYGGLPSNDYYIRGFNAGESFRNGFRDFTFISPRDPANIERVEFLRGPASVLYGGGFNLTGAVNTVTERPLPEPRYEVGVTVGSYEFYKPTLDFTGPLTENGSLLYRLNVAYTNADSFRDFNERESIFVAPVLTWNIGPRTTLTTEFEYQNYDYVFDRGFPPGEIFLGLPRDRFLFEPDLNRAQFESYYFGYNFEHEFNDQWKIRQGFGGLVVEGNTEAAVLTNFSDPFTDEDGRTLQRGAQRSDELQENFSLQTEIIGEFNTGSVEHNLLFGVEYARFNFAYDFFRASLGSIDIFDPEYGDKPGDYSPSFAEEYGTRNIGVYVQDLIYLTPNLIVLAGGRLDFNDSYYRDTLNNSTNNEESATRFSPRLGIVYQPGEDTSLYFNWANAFTPNIFGGRTRTGDAFDPERAQQFELGLKQEFFDDRLSANLALYNITRQNVSTTDPEDPDFSIQTGEQTSRGVELDVTGEILPDWNVIATYAYTDAFVSEDNTIPVDDRLAGIPEHTASLWTTYEIQSGSLQGLGFGLGLVYVDEREAGLPNIGVTIPSYFRTDARLSYRRDNWQAAVNIKNLFNVEYYNTQGFFITPQAPLTVLANFSVEF from the coding sequence ATGGCAATGGGTTCACAGGATAATGGTAAGACGAGATCATTTCAGAAGGGAGTTTGTTTTGCGTCGTGGAAATTCGTCTATCGATGCTTTATTGTTCTTGCTGCCGCTGGAATTCAGCCTGTACGGGCACAGGATTTATCGGCGATCGCAGCGGATGAAACAATTGCCAGTCAGTCGCAGCAGTCTAATTCAACAAACGTTACTCCAGAAGAAGCGATCGATCGTCTCAGCGAACCAGACCGTCCGGCTAGCACGGTAGAGGAATGGTTAGCCCAATCGAGGGTGCAAATTACAGGGGTGCGAATTAATTCCACCGATGCAGGGTTTGAAATTCTGCTGGAAACAGCAACCGCTCAAGTGCCTGACGTGAATACCTCTGTGGTCGGCAATGCGCTGATTGCAGATATCCCCAATGCGGAGTTGGTATTGCCCAACGGTGCTGAGTTTCAAGCCGCTAATCCTGTAGATGGAATCGCGCTAGTCACAGTTACCTCGCGTGGGACTGGTGTTCGAGTCGCTATTACCGGGGTAGAAGCTCCGCCGATCGCCTCAGTGAGAGCCGATGCCCAGAATTTAGTTCTCAGCGTGGAATCGGGCGCAGCAGACGCAGCAGACGCAGCAGACGCAGCAGAAACAGCCGGAGCGACAGATACAGAAGCAATTCAAGTGGTCGTCACGGGAGAGCAGGACGAAGGCTACAATCCCTCAACCGCAACCACTGGAACCCGAATTGAAGCTCCTTTACGCGATGTTCCTCTGACACTTCAGGTCATTCCTCGTCAGGTGATTGAAGATCGTCAGATCGTAAATCTAACCGAACTGGCGGACAACGTTCCGGGCGTAGAACCCTTTTCAGGCTACGGTGGGCTGCCATCAAATGACTACTACATTCGGGGCTTCAATGCTGGGGAAAGCTTTCGCAATGGATTTCGAGACTTCACGTTTATCAGTCCGCGCGATCCTGCCAATATTGAGCGGGTTGAATTTCTTAGAGGGCCAGCTTCCGTCTTGTATGGAGGAGGATTTAACCTTACAGGAGCGGTTAACACGGTTACAGAACGCCCTCTCCCTGAACCCCGCTATGAGGTTGGTGTTACGGTTGGAAGCTACGAGTTTTACAAACCCACCCTCGACTTCACAGGCCCTCTGACCGAAAACGGCAGCCTTTTATATCGACTCAACGTTGCCTACACCAACGCCGACAGTTTCCGAGATTTTAACGAGCGAGAGAGCATTTTTGTTGCCCCGGTGCTGACCTGGAATATTGGCCCGCGAACCACCTTAACGACTGAATTTGAATATCAGAACTATGACTATGTATTCGATCGCGGTTTTCCGCCTGGTGAAATCTTTTTAGGATTGCCGCGCGATCGCTTTCTGTTTGAACCCGATCTAAACCGGGCACAGTTTGAGTCCTATTACTTCGGCTACAACTTTGAACATGAATTTAACGATCAGTGGAAAATTCGGCAAGGATTTGGTGGACTCGTAGTAGAGGGAAATACAGAAGCCGCTGTTCTTACGAACTTCTCTGACCCTTTTACCGATGAAGATGGTCGGACATTACAGCGTGGAGCACAGCGATCGGATGAGCTACAGGAAAACTTCTCTCTGCAAACTGAGATTATTGGTGAATTCAACACGGGTTCGGTTGAACATAACCTGCTGTTCGGGGTTGAATACGCTCGCTTCAATTTTGCCTACGATTTCTTTAGGGCTTCGCTGGGATCGATCGACATCTTCGACCCAGAATACGGCGATAAACCCGGAGATTATTCTCCCAGTTTTGCGGAGGAATATGGAACCCGGAATATAGGCGTTTACGTACAGGACTTGATTTATCTCACGCCCAACTTAATTGTGCTGGCTGGAGGACGGCTGGACTTTAACGATTCCTACTACCGGGACACACTGAACAACTCAACCAACAACGAGGAATCGGCTACCAGGTTTTCGCCGCGATTGGGAATTGTTTATCAACCCGGTGAGGATACCTCGCTGTACTTCAACTGGGCAAATGCGTTTACCCCTAATATCTTTGGCGGCAGAACCCGCACCGGAGATGCTTTTGACCCGGAACGGGCACAGCAGTTTGAACTGGGTTTAAAGCAAGAGTTTTTTGACGATCGCCTTTCTGCGAACCTTGCACTCTATAACATTACTCGCCAAAACGTTTCGACGACTGATCCTGAAGACCCGGACTTCAGCATCCAAACTGGGGAGCAAACCAGCCGCGGTGTTGAACTGGATGTGACAGGCGAGATTTTGCCGGATTGGAATGTGATTGCCACCTATGCCTACACCGATGCCTTTGTCAGCGAAGATAACACAATTCCAGTGGACGATCGCTTAGCCGGGATTCCAGAACACACGGCTAGCCTATGGACTACCTACGAAATTCAAAGCGGTAGTCTACAGGGGTTAGGATTTGGCTTAGGGCTGGTGTACGTCGATGAACGCGAAGCAGGGCTCCCCAACATAGGGGTCACGATACCTTCCTATTTCCGCACCGATGCCCGTCTCTCCTACCGACGGGATAACTGGCAAGCTGCTGTGAACATCAAGAATTTGTTCAACGTTGAATACTACAACACGCAGGGATTTTTTATTACGCCTCAGGCTCCGCTTACCGTATTGGCAAATTTCTCTGTAGAGTTTTGA
- a CDS encoding AraC family transcriptional regulator: MDLCMTETIADETYWQQWEESIAAGNGEIVYGEGGFDRLGRCKHRYSQDYFWEVELRPGFWLEFMDEDYHQSLSTLINHDESMPIVSKFCLSGNYQVLTPNVKEVKSEYEEKAGQSYLFFLPDLQEIEQCPANQRLQMVKICCDLSYLRSFGVDFDVLPGELKQFFEDKPLQRFHCSIGALTLAMQAALQQIINCPYRGITKRIFLEGKALELLTLQLHQWAEQPKHSTRSRILHADDVERVHCARNILIHDIQNPPSLMDLARQAGINDYKLKYGFRQIFGTTVFGYLQACRMEQAKHLLTERQLSIGAIAHVVGYASQSRFCHAFKRRYGITPIAYRTGS; this comes from the coding sequence ATGGATCTGTGTATGACAGAAACGATCGCCGATGAAACCTATTGGCAGCAGTGGGAAGAAAGTATTGCAGCGGGCAACGGAGAAATTGTCTATGGAGAGGGCGGGTTCGATCGCCTCGGCAGATGCAAGCATCGCTATAGCCAGGATTATTTTTGGGAGGTAGAATTGCGTCCAGGATTCTGGCTGGAGTTCATGGATGAGGATTACCACCAGTCTCTCAGCACTCTGATAAATCATGATGAGTCGATGCCGATAGTTTCCAAGTTTTGTTTGTCTGGAAACTATCAGGTGCTCACTCCTAACGTTAAGGAGGTCAAAAGCGAGTACGAGGAAAAAGCAGGTCAGAGTTATCTGTTTTTTCTCCCAGATCTGCAAGAAATCGAGCAGTGCCCAGCGAATCAACGCCTTCAGATGGTCAAAATTTGCTGTGACTTAAGTTATTTGCGTTCATTTGGCGTTGATTTTGACGTTCTTCCAGGCGAACTCAAACAATTCTTTGAAGACAAACCGCTTCAACGTTTTCACTGTTCTATCGGAGCGTTAACTCTGGCGATGCAGGCAGCACTCCAGCAAATCATCAACTGCCCGTATCGGGGAATTACAAAGCGTATTTTTTTGGAAGGCAAAGCACTAGAATTGCTAACCTTACAACTGCATCAATGGGCAGAACAACCCAAGCACTCCACCCGCTCTCGCATCCTTCATGCCGATGATGTAGAGCGGGTTCACTGCGCCAGAAATATCTTAATCCACGATATCCAAAATCCACCCTCGCTGATGGATTTAGCCCGACAGGCGGGAATCAATGACTATAAGCTGAAATACGGATTTCGTCAGATCTTTGGCACGACTGTCTTTGGCTATTTACAAGCCTGCCGCATGGAGCAAGCAAAACATCTCCTAACCGAACGGCAATTAAGCATCGGGGCGATCGCCCACGTAGTCGGGTACGCTAGCCAGAGCCGATTTTGTCATGCCTTCAAGCGGCGATATGGAATTACGCCGATCGCCTACCGCACAGGCTCCTGA
- a CDS encoding transglycosylase domain-containing protein: protein MTPQPPPPPSNQPPNQPPNQPPRTILGAITQAVRTVQAKVNFSQLVLKPNAKVPELWVQDADAEKAEIYPLLGEHYLLGRSSKSCDIVVRNPVVSQVHISLTRDKRQGESSFVLKDEKSTNGVYRGKRRLAKLALRHGDVLTLGPPELAAAVRVQFHNPPPWYIKTLRYGLYGFTGLTALTALYIGYEWQKFSVKPLPVSVQGPIVVYSGDGVTPLRPIENRTHVEKKQLSEYSSYLPKAVIASEDIRYNWHFGVDPLGILRALVTNLREGEIREGGSTVTQQLARSIFRDYVGTDDSSGRKLREAIAALKLEAFYSKDFLMLTYLNRVYLGNSLYGFEDASQFYFGKSAKELTLSEAATLVGILPAPNRFNPVQDYDAAVQYRDRVINNMAQQGSISLEEAQRARRSRIDINPAAIQELQSTIAPYFYSNIFTELETLLGTQLAQEGNFIVESSLDAKIQAQAEASLRNGVNTFGGSGGFSQGAVVTLNASTGAVLAMVGGVDYKESQFNRATQAFRQPGSTFKVFAYTTALEQGISPGSAYSCAPLDWGGQTYEGCRSGGGSLDMYSGMATSENAIALRIAQAVGLGNVERTAQRMGITAKLNPVPGMILGQSEVTPLELTSAFGVLANQGVRNPAHSINRILDGSECTDINDRNTCRLIYDYTKDAKANVSILDPQIAGTMTSMLQGVVESGTGRAAALGLGEAGKTGTTNDNVDLWFVGYIPSQTLVTGIWLGNDDNTPTGGSSGDAARIWGDYMGKIVR, encoded by the coding sequence ATGACTCCCCAACCTCCCCCTCCTCCGTCCAATCAGCCGCCCAATCAGCCGCCCAATCAGCCGCCCAGGACGATTCTAGGGGCAATTACTCAGGCTGTGCGAACGGTTCAAGCTAAAGTCAATTTCTCGCAGCTCGTCCTTAAGCCTAATGCCAAAGTGCCAGAGCTATGGGTGCAAGATGCTGATGCAGAAAAAGCCGAAATTTATCCGTTGCTCGGCGAACACTACTTGCTAGGACGAAGTTCTAAGTCTTGCGATATTGTGGTGCGCAATCCAGTTGTGAGCCAAGTCCATATTTCCCTCACACGCGACAAGCGCCAGGGCGAGTCATCTTTTGTCTTGAAAGATGAAAAATCTACTAATGGCGTTTATCGGGGCAAACGGCGACTGGCAAAACTAGCGCTGCGTCATGGCGATGTTCTGACTCTGGGCCCACCAGAACTTGCAGCGGCTGTCCGGGTTCAGTTCCACAATCCACCCCCCTGGTACATCAAAACCCTGAGATACGGGCTATACGGCTTTACAGGGCTAACGGCACTGACTGCGCTTTATATTGGCTACGAATGGCAGAAATTCTCTGTTAAACCTTTACCTGTCTCTGTTCAAGGCCCTATCGTGGTTTACTCAGGCGACGGTGTAACGCCTTTGCGCCCCATTGAAAACCGCACCCACGTCGAGAAAAAACAACTCTCCGAATATTCTTCTTATCTGCCCAAAGCGGTGATTGCTTCGGAAGATATTCGTTACAACTGGCACTTTGGCGTTGACCCGCTGGGCATTTTGCGAGCTTTAGTAACTAACCTGCGCGAGGGTGAAATTCGGGAAGGTGGCAGTACCGTTACTCAACAGCTAGCCCGTAGCATTTTCAGAGACTATGTAGGCACTGATGATTCATCGGGGCGGAAGCTACGGGAAGCGATCGCCGCTCTTAAACTAGAAGCCTTCTACAGCAAAGATTTCTTAATGCTGACGTACCTCAATCGTGTCTATTTAGGCAATAGCCTTTATGGTTTTGAAGATGCGTCCCAATTCTACTTTGGCAAGTCTGCTAAGGAATTGACTCTTTCAGAAGCAGCAACCCTAGTCGGCATTTTACCTGCACCCAACCGCTTTAACCCGGTGCAAGACTATGATGCAGCGGTACAGTACCGCGATCGCGTCATTAATAACATGGCGCAACAAGGCTCGATTAGTTTAGAAGAAGCACAACGGGCAAGGCGATCGCGCATCGATATTAATCCCGCTGCCATTCAAGAGCTACAAAGTACGATCGCTCCTTACTTCTATAGCAATATCTTCACCGAACTCGAAACCCTCCTCGGCACCCAACTGGCACAAGAAGGTAACTTCATTGTTGAAAGTAGCCTTGATGCCAAAATTCAAGCCCAAGCCGAAGCCTCTCTTCGGAATGGGGTGAACACATTTGGCGGTTCAGGCGGCTTTTCCCAAGGCGCGGTGGTCACCCTTAATGCCAGCACAGGCGCAGTACTTGCCATGGTCGGCGGCGTTGATTACAAAGAGAGCCAGTTCAATCGTGCCACTCAAGCCTTCAGGCAACCCGGATCAACATTCAAAGTCTTTGCCTACACCACCGCTTTGGAACAAGGCATTTCTCCTGGTAGCGCCTACTCCTGCGCTCCCCTAGACTGGGGCGGACAAACCTATGAGGGTTGTCGCTCTGGCGGCGGTAGCCTGGATATGTACAGCGGTATGGCGACCTCCGAAAACGCGATCGCCCTTCGCATTGCCCAAGCAGTTGGACTCGGCAACGTTGAACGAACTGCCCAGCGGATGGGCATTACTGCCAAGCTTAACCCTGTTCCTGGAATGATTTTAGGGCAAAGCGAAGTTACGCCCCTAGAACTGACCAGCGCGTTCGGCGTTCTTGCGAATCAGGGCGTTCGCAATCCTGCCCACTCCATTAACCGCATCCTTGATGGCAGCGAATGCACCGACATCAACGATCGCAACACCTGCCGCCTGATCTATGACTACACCAAAGATGCCAAAGCCAACGTTTCCATTCTTGATCCCCAGATCGCAGGCACCATGACCTCAATGCTCCAAGGCGTTGTAGAATCGGGCACTGGACGCGCCGCCGCTTTAGGTCTGGGCGAGGCTGGCAAAACAGGAACCACCAATGACAATGTCGATCTATGGTTTGTTGGCTATATCCCTAGTCAAACCTTAGTTACCGGAATTTGGTTGGGAAATGATGACAATACGCCCACTGGGGGCAGTAGTGGAGATGCTGCGCGAATATGGGGAGATTACATGGGAAAGATCGTTCGTTAG
- a CDS encoding RNA-binding protein has translation MTIYVGNLSFQATEDDLKEVFAEYGEVSRVSLPTDRETGRKRGFAFVEMSSEAQEDAAIAELDGAEWLGREIRVNKAKPREESGGGNRRSGSFSRERE, from the coding sequence GTGACTATTTACGTTGGCAACCTGTCTTTTCAGGCTACCGAAGACGATTTGAAGGAAGTTTTTGCAGAGTACGGCGAAGTCAGTCGAGTTAGCCTACCGACAGACCGAGAGACAGGCAGAAAACGCGGTTTTGCATTTGTAGAAATGTCAAGCGAAGCCCAAGAAGATGCAGCGATCGCTGAGCTAGACGGCGCAGAGTGGCTGGGTCGAGAAATTAGAGTCAATAAGGCAAAGCCCCGCGAAGAAAGTGGCGGTGGCAACCGCAGAAGCGGCAGTTTTTCCAGAGAAAGAGAATAA
- a CDS encoding DUF697 domain-containing protein yields MSRSRLLTLIVGIILTLGLMIWLIDSLSRIYVSVATASPLLANALFGLLLLLVLALLGAITYYFSLFLRPKRQRSIPKAPVEKTEAATVNLQAIRQQVDQIQDEITRQALLERTREIEENLSRRELRVVVFGTGSAGKTSIVNAIMGRIVGQVGASMGTTLIGEAYQFRLKGLNREVQITDTPGILEAGIAGTERDRIARQLAAEADLLLFVLDNDLRQSEYDPLRTLVEIGKRSLILFNKTDLYPLDEQAAILERLQQRVRSFTQPVDVVAIAAHPQPVRLDNGDFFQPEPNIVPLLRRMAAVLRAEGEDLVADNILLQSQRLGEETRQLIDAQRLRQAEKIVDRYQWIGAGVVSATPPVVDLLATAAVNAQMVVELGQVYGCDINLERGKELAISLAKTLVSLGIVRGAIEIFSIALQTNVGTFLVGRAIQGATAAYLIRIAGKSFIEYFRRDQEWGDGGMSQVVQEQFRLNQRDEFAKVFVKEAIDRLRFSQ; encoded by the coding sequence ATGTCTCGATCGCGCCTTCTGACCCTCATTGTCGGCATCATCCTGACCTTAGGCTTGATGATTTGGCTGATCGACTCACTGTCGCGCATCTATGTCAGCGTTGCGACTGCTTCTCCCCTATTGGCAAATGCCCTGTTTGGCTTGCTACTATTGTTGGTTCTAGCCTTGCTGGGCGCGATCACCTACTATTTCTCCCTATTCCTTCGCCCCAAACGACAGCGTTCTATTCCCAAAGCTCCGGTAGAAAAGACCGAAGCAGCAACGGTAAATCTGCAAGCCATTCGGCAGCAAGTTGACCAAATTCAGGACGAAATTACTCGGCAAGCTTTATTAGAACGCACCCGCGAGATTGAGGAAAACTTATCTCGACGAGAGCTACGAGTTGTTGTATTTGGGACAGGCTCGGCAGGCAAAACCTCGATCGTGAATGCCATTATGGGTCGAATTGTAGGACAGGTTGGCGCGTCCATGGGCACCACCCTGATCGGAGAAGCCTATCAGTTTCGGCTGAAGGGCTTGAATCGGGAAGTTCAAATTACCGATACTCCAGGAATTTTAGAAGCAGGCATTGCCGGGACGGAGCGCGATCGCATAGCTCGACAACTGGCTGCCGAAGCCGACTTACTCCTCTTCGTGCTAGACAACGACCTGCGCCAATCGGAATATGATCCCCTCCGCACGCTGGTAGAAATTGGCAAGCGATCGCTGATCCTTTTCAACAAAACTGATCTTTACCCTCTAGATGAACAGGCGGCAATTTTAGAGCGACTTCAGCAACGAGTTAGAAGCTTTACTCAACCTGTCGATGTTGTCGCGATCGCTGCCCATCCCCAACCCGTTCGACTCGACAACGGTGATTTTTTTCAGCCCGAACCTAACATTGTGCCGCTCCTCCGCCGCATGGCAGCCGTTCTCCGAGCAGAAGGCGAAGACCTCGTGGCAGATAACATTTTGCTGCAATCTCAACGCTTGGGCGAAGAAACTCGACAGCTGATTGATGCCCAAAGGCTACGACAGGCAGAAAAAATTGTCGATCGTTACCAATGGATCGGTGCTGGAGTCGTATCCGCGACTCCGCCCGTCGTGGATCTTTTGGCAACCGCCGCAGTTAATGCCCAAATGGTCGTAGAGCTAGGACAAGTCTACGGCTGTGATATTAACTTAGAGCGCGGCAAAGAACTGGCTATTTCCTTAGCAAAAACTTTAGTGAGCTTAGGGATTGTGCGCGGGGCGATCGAAATTTTCTCCATTGCGCTCCAAACCAACGTCGGCACCTTTCTGGTGGGCAGGGCAATTCAAGGCGCAACTGCTGCCTACCTCATTCGGATTGCCGGAAAGAGCTTCATTGAGTACTTCCGCCGTGACCAAGAGTGGGGCGACGGCGGCATGAGCCAGGTCGTGCAAGAGCAGTTTCGGCTCAATCAACGGGATGAATTTGCCAAAGTCTTTGTCAAAGAGGCGATCGATCGTCTCAGATTTAGCCAGTAG
- a CDS encoding GUN4 domain-containing protein, with the protein MHDVQPILNTPSELSQPETPPFINELLTRLKAEAVRNPLQLVHEFAQAGESGLDALMKFLLERQSQPMGVLEGTTYQILVKANTQKTQEFLQTHFPQGVVPLKSSKGIDYAPLQALLAQQDFQTADRLTLEKMCELAGAATQKWFYFTAVQSFPIADLQTINSLWLVHSEGKFGFSVQRELWLGLGKDWEKLWTQIDWKNGNNWTRYPQGFTWDLSAPRGHLPLSNQLRGVRVMAALLAHPAWSSPI; encoded by the coding sequence ATGCATGACGTGCAGCCTATCTTGAATACGCCTTCAGAACTCTCCCAACCAGAGACTCCTCCCTTCATTAACGAGTTACTGACCCGTCTTAAGGCTGAGGCTGTCCGTAACCCGTTGCAATTGGTTCATGAGTTTGCGCAAGCTGGCGAATCAGGGTTAGACGCGCTTATGAAATTTCTTCTAGAGCGTCAATCTCAGCCCATGGGAGTTTTAGAGGGCACGACCTATCAAATTTTGGTCAAAGCCAATACGCAAAAAACTCAAGAGTTTCTGCAAACTCACTTTCCCCAGGGTGTGGTTCCCCTCAAGTCCAGCAAAGGGATCGATTATGCCCCGTTGCAAGCGCTTTTGGCTCAGCAAGATTTCCAAACTGCCGATCGCCTCACTCTTGAAAAAATGTGCGAACTGGCAGGTGCAGCGACTCAAAAGTGGTTTTATTTCACCGCCGTTCAAAGCTTTCCCATCGCTGATTTGCAAACTATCAATAGCCTTTGGTTGGTACATTCTGAGGGGAAGTTTGGTTTCTCGGTACAGCGCGAACTTTGGCTAGGGTTGGGAAAAGATTGGGAAAAGCTGTGGACGCAAATCGACTGGAAAAACGGCAATAATTGGACGCGCTATCCTCAAGGTTTTACCTGGGATTTGAGTGCGCCGCGAGGACATTTGCCCCTTTCTAATCAGCTTCGAGGCGTGCGAGTGATGGCGGCATTGTTGGCGCATCCTGCCTGGAGCAGCCCAATTTAA
- a CDS encoding NAD(P)/FAD-dependent oxidoreductase: MRDYSQIVVGGGAAGFFGAIACAEAYPYARVLLLEASHQPLAKVRISGGGRCNVTHACFDPALLVQHYPRGGRALRGAFSRFQPRDTVAWFQQRGVKLKTEVDGRMFPSTDDSETIVNCLMQSARQAGVEVLTKSAVVSVVRAASQRSPRSPQGFELELKSGEVLLCRRLLLSTGSSPQGYRFAQALGHTVELPVPSLFTFTIPDPQLRELAGVAVETAQVRLLVSTQKPLEQTGALLITHWGMSGPAVLKLSAWGARILQEQQYRAEIQVNWLPEEGLESVRQKLGVVKEREGKKAIATYCPFPPLSRRLWQYLLTRASIAAETRWADLPKKDLTQLVLELTQGSYKVQGKGAFKDEFVTCGGVRLKDVDFKTMESRLSPGLHFAGEILDIDGVTGGFNFQSAWTTGWLAGQGMEP, from the coding sequence ATGCGTGATTATTCACAGATTGTAGTAGGCGGGGGAGCCGCTGGTTTTTTTGGGGCGATCGCCTGTGCAGAAGCTTATCCCTATGCCCGTGTGCTTTTGCTAGAAGCCAGTCACCAACCTCTTGCCAAAGTTAGAATCTCTGGCGGCGGGCGCTGCAATGTAACTCACGCTTGTTTTGATCCTGCACTACTGGTACAGCATTATCCGCGAGGTGGACGGGCGCTACGCGGAGCATTCAGTCGGTTTCAGCCACGAGACACGGTAGCTTGGTTTCAGCAACGGGGCGTGAAGTTGAAGACAGAAGTAGATGGGCGCATGTTTCCCAGTACTGATGACTCCGAGACGATTGTAAATTGCTTGATGCAGTCGGCTCGGCAAGCAGGGGTTGAGGTACTCACGAAGTCTGCGGTAGTGAGCGTGGTGCGGGCTGCTTCGCAGAGATCACCACGCTCACCCCAAGGATTTGAGCTAGAGCTAAAATCGGGAGAAGTTCTGCTTTGCCGTCGTCTACTCCTTAGCACAGGCAGCAGTCCTCAAGGGTATCGCTTTGCTCAAGCTTTAGGACATACTGTTGAACTGCCTGTCCCCTCATTGTTTACGTTCACAATTCCAGACCCACAGCTTCGAGAATTGGCAGGAGTAGCCGTAGAAACTGCCCAAGTGCGGCTCTTAGTCTCAACCCAAAAGCCCTTAGAGCAGACGGGTGCGCTTTTAATTACTCATTGGGGCATGAGTGGCCCTGCGGTGCTGAAGTTATCGGCATGGGGAGCCAGGATCTTGCAGGAGCAGCAGTATCGAGCAGAGATTCAGGTAAACTGGTTGCCGGAAGAAGGCTTAGAGAGCGTGCGGCAAAAGTTGGGGGTAGTAAAAGAGAGGGAAGGCAAGAAGGCGATCGCCACATATTGTCCATTTCCCCCCCTTTCCCGTCGGCTCTGGCAATACTTGCTAACCCGTGCCAGCATCGCCGCCGAAACCCGCTGGGCAGACTTACCTAAAAAAGACTTGACGCAACTGGTTTTAGAACTCACTCAAGGCAGCTACAAGGTTCAGGGCAAAGGCGCATTTAAAGACGAATTTGTCACTTGTGGAGGCGTTCGTCTTAAAGATGTAGATTTCAAAACGATGGAAAGCCGCCTTAGTCCAGGGCTACATTTTGCAGGAGAAATATTGGACATTGACGGAGTTACAGGCGGATTCAATTTTCAGAGTGCCTGGACAACGGGATGGCTGGCAGGGCAAGGAATGGAACCTTAG